The following proteins come from a genomic window of Scomber japonicus isolate fScoJap1 chromosome 4, fScoJap1.pri, whole genome shotgun sequence:
- the stat6 gene encoding signal transducer and activator of transcription 6 isoform X1 has translation MAQWMHMTQLIQYLPGPTVNDLYPSNSFPIEVRHFLAEWIEKQRWEDFVLENVEQEGQATALLDQVIHMLQSMAQDNNNVVEKMKLLQISRNMNSFQQQPLQFGVMVRDMLRKERNLLRSHPTILSPPQYPQYRESSFTESTDLDKLVLKVLEIQEVRQKLHQMQEELNWERQNYESIGTIQQNGLEPTSAEIQKLQNHIQQMEYTMKSLATKRFQSLKECVDCLDQCQTQLISRLKVWRWEQHKATIGHPFEDNLNVLQTGCEQLLGVNGKLRQELMLIGEPIPELQERLGQLLQVLIQSSLVVDKQPPQVIKTQSKFSTTVRYLLGEKVAPGKPVLLKAQIITELQARSLGSVPSDNVGELINNTAILEHNTASKSTCATFRNMSIKKIKRADRKGSESVTEEKFALLFSTEISITGCDTPYRIQMISLPVVVIVHGSQDNNALATIIWDCAFSEPDRVPFVVPERVPWRLMCSTLNSKFTSEVQTQHNLDQYNQLFLAQKIFDKPDFTDDFSNMMVSWAQFNKEVLPGRPFTFWQWFEGVMDLTKKHLKTYWSDGLIFGFIGKQHLHLILKDRPNGTFLLRFSDSEIGGITIAYVSATENGGQKIQNIQPFTKRDLEIRSLGDRILDINHITFLYPEFPKHKAFQKYYTEPQHPPSGGYIPVSLQTKVGMDAGSAALPVSNMTSHAESPRNVVSYPLDAGSATHPGSNLDSPHSAVPYSMHPFQQPFSPQESINQEQMETTVSPAEFSQNSPVVFPDMGTSDNMELVLDTLLKDLGQ, from the exons ATGGCCCAGTGGATGCACATGACCCAGCTGATACAGTATCTGCCTGGACCGACGGTCAATGACCTCTACCCCTCAAATTCCTTCCCCATAGAAGTGAGACATTTTTTAGCCGAATGGATTGAGAAGCAAAGATG gGAGGACTTTGTATTAGAAAATGTGGAGCAAGAGGGCCAGGCTACGGCTCTGTTGGACCAGGTCATCCACATGCTGCAGTCGATGGCTCAAGATAACAACAATGTGGTGGAGAAGATGAAGCTGTTGCAGATCAGCAGGAACATG AacagttttcagcagcagcctctGCAGTTTGGAGTGATGGTCAGGGACATGCTCAGGAAGGAGAGGAATCTGCTCAGATCT CACCCCACAATACTCAGCCCTCCACAGTACCCACAGTATAGAGAGTCCTCGTTCACAGAGTCCACAGATTTGGATAAGCTGGTTTTGAAGGTGCTGGAAATCCAGGAAGTCCGGCAAAAGTTGCACCAGATGCAAGAGGAGCTCAACTGGGAGAGGCAGAACTACGAATCTATag GCACGATTCAGCAGAACGGACTGGAACCCACATCTGCAGAAATCCAGAAACTCCAGAACCACATCCAGCAAATGGAGTACACAATGAAAAGCTTGGCCACA AAACGATTCCAGTCACTGAAGGAGTGTGTGGACTGTCTGGACCAGTGTCAGACCCAACTCATCAGTAGGCTGAAGGTTTGGAGGTGGGAGCAGCACAAGGCCACCATCGGACATCCGTTTGAAGACAACCTCAACGTCCTGCAGACCGG CTGTGAGCAGCTGCTTGGGGTGAACGGGAAGCTGAGACAGGAACTGATGCTGATAGGGGAACCAATACCAGAGCTTCAGGAGAGACTTGGGCAACTTCTGCAGGTTCTGATTCAAAG CTCTCTTGTAGTGGACAAGCAGCCCCCTCAGGTCATTAAGACTCAGTCTAAATTCTCCACTACTGTGCGATATCTGCTGGGGGAGAAAGTGGCTCCGGGGAAGCCTGTGCTGCTGAAGGCACAAATCATCACTGAGCTGCAGGCAAGGAGCCTGGGCAGTGTACCCAG TGATAATGTCGGGGAACTGATAAACAATACAGCCATCCTGGAACACAACACAGCCAGCAAGAGCACATGTGCCACCTTCAGGAATATG TCCATCAAGAAGATCAAGAGAGCAGACAGAAAGGGTTCAGAGTCAGTCACAGAGGAGAAATTTGCCCTCCTGTTCTCAACAGAGATCAGTATCACAGGCTGTGACACTCCCTACAGGATACAG ATGATCTCACTGCCGGTAGTCGTTATTGTCCATGGCAGTCAAGACAACAACGCTCTGGCCACCATCATATGGGACTGTGCTTTTTCTGAACCA GACAGAGTGCCGTTCGTGGTGCCGGAGCGTGTGCCGTGGAGGCTGATGTGCAGCACTCTCAACAGTAAATTCACCTCCGAGGTTCAGACACAACACAACCTAGACCAATACAACCAGCTCTTCTTGGCCCAGAAAATCTTTGACAAGCCCGACTTCACTGACGACTTCAGCAACATGATGGTTTCCTGGGCTCAGTTTAACAAA GAGGTTCTCCCAGGTCGACCATTCACTTTCTGGCAGTGGTTTGAGGGAGTTATGGATCTGACCAAGAAGCACCTGAAAACTTACTGGAGCGACGG GTTGATATTCGGTTTCATTGGGAAACAGCATCTACACCTGATTCTCAAAGACAGGCCCAATGGGACATTCTTGCTACGCTTTAGTGACTCTGAGATTGGAGGCATCACAATTGCTTATGTGTCTGCTACAGAGA aTGGGGGACAAAAAATCCAGAACATCCAGCCCTTTACTAAGAGAGATCTTGAGATCCGTAGCCTTGGTGACCGCATCCTAGACATAAACCACATAACGTTTCTGTATCCCGAGTTTCCTAAACATAAGGCTTTCCAAAAGTATTACACAG AGCCTCAACATCCACCCAGCGGGGGCTATATCCCTGTATCACTCCAAACTAAAGTGGGCAT gGACGCTGGCTCAGCTGCACTCCCTGTTTCTAATATGACTTCTCATGCTGAAAGTCCTCGCAATGTTGTTTCCTACCCCCT AGACGCTGGCTCAGCTACACATCCTGGTTCCAATCTGGATAGCCCTCACAGTGCTGTTCCTTACTCCAT gcATCCGTTTCAGCAACCATTCAGCCCACAAGAGTCCATCAATCAAGAACAAATGGAAACTACAGTGTCTCCTGCTGAGTTCAGCCAaaactctcctgttgtcttccctGACAT GGGCACAAGTGACAATATGGAACTAGTTTTAGACACTCTTCTCAAGGATCTGGGGCAATAG
- the stat6 gene encoding signal transducer and activator of transcription 6 isoform X2, whose protein sequence is MAQWMHMTQLIQYLPGPTVNDLYPSNSFPIEVRHFLAEWIEKQRWEDFVLENVEQEGQATALLDQVIHMLQSMAQDNNNVVEKMKLLQISRNMNSFQQQPLQFGVMVRDMLRKERNLLRSHPTILSPPQYPQYRESSFTESTDLDKLVLKVLEIQEVRQKLHQMQEELNWERQNYESIGTIQQNGLEPTSAEIQKLQNHIQQMEYTMKSLATKRFQSLKECVDCLDQCQTQLISRLKVWRWEQHKATIGHPFEDNLNVLQTGCEQLLGVNGKLRQELMLIGEPIPELQERLGQLLQVLIQSSLVVDKQPPQVIKTQSKFSTTVRYLLGEKVAPGKPVLLKAQIITELQARSLGSVPSDNVGELINNTAILEHNTASKSTCATFRNMSIKKIKRADRKGSESVTEEKFALLFSTEISITGCDTPYRIQMISLPVVVIVHGSQDNNALATIIWDCAFSEPDRVPFVVPERVPWRLMCSTLNSKFTSEVQTQHNLDQYNQLFLAQKIFDKPDFTDDFSNMMVSWAQFNKEVLPGRPFTFWQWFEGVMDLTKKHLKTYWSDGLIFGFIGKQHLHLILKDRPNGTFLLRFSDSEIGGITIAYVSATENGGQKIQNIQPFTKRDLEIRSLGDRILDINHITFLYPEFPKHKAFQKYYTEPQHPPSGGYIPVSLQTKVGMDAGSAALPVSNMTSHAESPRNVVSYPLHPFQQPFSPQESINQEQMETTVSPAEFSQNSPVVFPDMGTSDNMELVLDTLLKDLGQ, encoded by the exons ATGGCCCAGTGGATGCACATGACCCAGCTGATACAGTATCTGCCTGGACCGACGGTCAATGACCTCTACCCCTCAAATTCCTTCCCCATAGAAGTGAGACATTTTTTAGCCGAATGGATTGAGAAGCAAAGATG gGAGGACTTTGTATTAGAAAATGTGGAGCAAGAGGGCCAGGCTACGGCTCTGTTGGACCAGGTCATCCACATGCTGCAGTCGATGGCTCAAGATAACAACAATGTGGTGGAGAAGATGAAGCTGTTGCAGATCAGCAGGAACATG AacagttttcagcagcagcctctGCAGTTTGGAGTGATGGTCAGGGACATGCTCAGGAAGGAGAGGAATCTGCTCAGATCT CACCCCACAATACTCAGCCCTCCACAGTACCCACAGTATAGAGAGTCCTCGTTCACAGAGTCCACAGATTTGGATAAGCTGGTTTTGAAGGTGCTGGAAATCCAGGAAGTCCGGCAAAAGTTGCACCAGATGCAAGAGGAGCTCAACTGGGAGAGGCAGAACTACGAATCTATag GCACGATTCAGCAGAACGGACTGGAACCCACATCTGCAGAAATCCAGAAACTCCAGAACCACATCCAGCAAATGGAGTACACAATGAAAAGCTTGGCCACA AAACGATTCCAGTCACTGAAGGAGTGTGTGGACTGTCTGGACCAGTGTCAGACCCAACTCATCAGTAGGCTGAAGGTTTGGAGGTGGGAGCAGCACAAGGCCACCATCGGACATCCGTTTGAAGACAACCTCAACGTCCTGCAGACCGG CTGTGAGCAGCTGCTTGGGGTGAACGGGAAGCTGAGACAGGAACTGATGCTGATAGGGGAACCAATACCAGAGCTTCAGGAGAGACTTGGGCAACTTCTGCAGGTTCTGATTCAAAG CTCTCTTGTAGTGGACAAGCAGCCCCCTCAGGTCATTAAGACTCAGTCTAAATTCTCCACTACTGTGCGATATCTGCTGGGGGAGAAAGTGGCTCCGGGGAAGCCTGTGCTGCTGAAGGCACAAATCATCACTGAGCTGCAGGCAAGGAGCCTGGGCAGTGTACCCAG TGATAATGTCGGGGAACTGATAAACAATACAGCCATCCTGGAACACAACACAGCCAGCAAGAGCACATGTGCCACCTTCAGGAATATG TCCATCAAGAAGATCAAGAGAGCAGACAGAAAGGGTTCAGAGTCAGTCACAGAGGAGAAATTTGCCCTCCTGTTCTCAACAGAGATCAGTATCACAGGCTGTGACACTCCCTACAGGATACAG ATGATCTCACTGCCGGTAGTCGTTATTGTCCATGGCAGTCAAGACAACAACGCTCTGGCCACCATCATATGGGACTGTGCTTTTTCTGAACCA GACAGAGTGCCGTTCGTGGTGCCGGAGCGTGTGCCGTGGAGGCTGATGTGCAGCACTCTCAACAGTAAATTCACCTCCGAGGTTCAGACACAACACAACCTAGACCAATACAACCAGCTCTTCTTGGCCCAGAAAATCTTTGACAAGCCCGACTTCACTGACGACTTCAGCAACATGATGGTTTCCTGGGCTCAGTTTAACAAA GAGGTTCTCCCAGGTCGACCATTCACTTTCTGGCAGTGGTTTGAGGGAGTTATGGATCTGACCAAGAAGCACCTGAAAACTTACTGGAGCGACGG GTTGATATTCGGTTTCATTGGGAAACAGCATCTACACCTGATTCTCAAAGACAGGCCCAATGGGACATTCTTGCTACGCTTTAGTGACTCTGAGATTGGAGGCATCACAATTGCTTATGTGTCTGCTACAGAGA aTGGGGGACAAAAAATCCAGAACATCCAGCCCTTTACTAAGAGAGATCTTGAGATCCGTAGCCTTGGTGACCGCATCCTAGACATAAACCACATAACGTTTCTGTATCCCGAGTTTCCTAAACATAAGGCTTTCCAAAAGTATTACACAG AGCCTCAACATCCACCCAGCGGGGGCTATATCCCTGTATCACTCCAAACTAAAGTGGGCAT gGACGCTGGCTCAGCTGCACTCCCTGTTTCTAATATGACTTCTCATGCTGAAAGTCCTCGCAATGTTGTTTCCTACCCCCT gcATCCGTTTCAGCAACCATTCAGCCCACAAGAGTCCATCAATCAAGAACAAATGGAAACTACAGTGTCTCCTGCTGAGTTCAGCCAaaactctcctgttgtcttccctGACAT GGGCACAAGTGACAATATGGAACTAGTTTTAGACACTCTTCTCAAGGATCTGGGGCAATAG
- the mipa gene encoding major intrinsic protein of lens fiber a, which produces MWEFRSMSFWRAVFAEFYGTMFFVFFGLGAALRWSNAPHNVLYVAFCFGLAAATLIQSIGHISGGHINPAVTFAYLIGSQMSLFRAFFYIMAQCLGALAGAAVLYGVTPGNMRGNLALNTLQPGISLGMATTMEVFLTLQLVVCIFAVTDERRNGRLGSAALAIGFSVLMGHLLGMYYTGAGMNPARSFAPAVLVRNFVNHWVYWVGPMIGGAMGALLYDFMLFPRMRGLSERLATLKGTRPPEAEGQQETRGEPIELKTQAL; this is translated from the exons ATGTGGGAGTTCCGGTCCATGTCCTTCTGGCGGGCAGTGTTCGCCGAGTTCTACGGCACCATgttctttgtattctttgggTTGGGGGCAGCCCTCCGCTGGTCCAATGCGCCCCATAATGTCCTGTATGTTGCCTTTTGCTTTGGGCTGGCGGCTGCCACCCTCATCCAGTCCATTGGCCATATCAGTGGAGGACACATCAACCCAGCTGTTACCTTTGCCTACCTGATTGGCTCCCAGATGTCCCTGTTCCGTGCTTTCTTCTACATCATGGCCCAGTGTCTTGGCGCACTGGCTGGTGCTGCCGTGCTCTACGGGGTCACACCTGGCAACATGAGGGGAAACCTGGCACTCAACACA CTGCAGCCTGGTATCAGCCTGGGCATGGCCACCACCATGGAGGTCTTCCTCACCCTCCAGCTTGTCGTCTGCATCTTTGCTGTGACAGATGAGAGGCGCAATGGACGCCTAGGATCCGCTGCCCTGGCCATTGGTTTCTCCGTGCTCATGGGGCATCTTCTTGGG ATGTACTACACTGGAGCAGGAATGAACCCTGCAAGGTCCTTCGCCCCAGCTGTCCTGGTCAGGAATTTCGTCAACCACTGG GTGTACTGGGTGGGACCCATGATTGGTGGTGCCATGGGTGCTCTGCTGTATGACTTCATGCTCTTCCCCCGCATGCGTGGCCTCTCCGAGAGGCTTGCCACATTGAAGGGCACCCGGCCCCCAGAGGCTGAGGGCCAGCAGGAGACCAGGGGAGAGCCCATCGAGCTCAAGACACAGGCCCTATAA
- the ptges3a gene encoding prostaglandin E synthase 3 produces MQPAAAKWYDRRDSVFVEFCVEDSKDVQVKFDKSKFDFSCLGGTDNVKYQNTVELFGEIDPKDSKHRRTDRSVLCCLRKVEAGKSWPRLTKEKTKCNWLSVDFNNWKDWEDDSDEDLSSFDKFSEMMNSMGGDDLPDLDGAEDEHESADSDDDKMPDLE; encoded by the exons AT GCAACCTGCAGCAGCTAAGTGGTATGACAGACGGGACTCTGTTTTTGTAGAGTTTTGTGTGGAGGACAGTAAAGATGTGCAAGTAAAGTTTGACAAATCCAAATTTGATTTCAG CTGTCTCGGTGGAACAGATAATGTTAAATACCAGAATACAGTGGAACTTTTCGGGGAGATTGACCCTAAA gATTCCAAACACAGACGCACAGACAggtctgtgttgtgttgtttacgAAAAGTAGAGGCTGGAAAATCATGGCCAAGACTCAccaaagaaaagacaaag TGCAACTGGCTGAGTGTGGATTTCAATAATTGGAAAGACTGGGAAGATGACTCTGATGAGGACTTGTCAAGTTTTGACAAATTCTCAGAG ATGATGAATAGCATGGGAGGGGATGATCTACCTGATTTAGATGGTGCAGAAGAtgag catGAATCTGCAGACAGCGATGATGATA aAATGCCCGACCTTGAGTAG